The genome window AGGATGCGAGCGTGGCAGAGTTGAAGGAGGTGGTGGGGAGTCAGCAGGGAGTCCGACCTGACAACCTCAGGGTTCTGTTCGCTGGGAGGGAACTGAAGAACACCTCTACCCTGCAGGTGAGGACAACCTGAGGAGAACCTGAGCgacaggaagagacagaggaggcctcacctcctcctttcatattaattattatcccttcctcttcctcctcctcctcttaggGCTGTGACCTCCCGGAGCAGAGTACAGTCCATGTCGTCCTCCCTCTGTCAggttcctcctcctcacagctcctcctcctgccgGAGCGCCTGGCTcaggttgaggaggaggagcagagcagTTTGACCAGGGTGGACCTCAGCTCCTCGcgcctcccctccacctcctctggcCTGGCTGTGATC of Epinephelus moara isolate mb unplaced genomic scaffold, YSFRI_EMoa_1.0 scaffold3204, whole genome shotgun sequence contains these proteins:
- the LOC126387267 gene encoding E3 ubiquitin-protein ligase parkin-like, which codes for MELQEDASVAELKEVVGSQQGVRPDNLRVLFAGRELKNTSTLQGCDLPEQSTVHVVLPLSGSSSSQLLLLPERLAQVEEEEQSSLTRVDLSSSRLPSTSSGLAVILEGSDGGGAQVAAGGGDRGEEEMREETREEAQTASLEGQCHYSC